One part of the Coturnix japonica isolate 7356 linkage group LGE22C19W28_E50C23, Coturnix japonica 2.1, whole genome shotgun sequence genome encodes these proteins:
- the LOC107325795 gene encoding pH-response regulator protein palI/RIM9-like isoform X2 gives MMAGGGSVLGKENRSPGPNHTGKGCFHYGRVPVRTRCRRDGPGERPGSGCSAANRGQQSDTDIEQPPPPALDADITVTVTPSPIATPVRGAVGHGPCLARRVPARAPPSAKGPSPLSTAGTQTTLPAPLRTQENTSMGLRVPKKNGTPGSSSAGLTLRVSATKHMRSAPTAQCSLCTPSLTPCSSQPRALQVGGSLSTGEGSQPVPSIRADGVVPSETPLRWRPAVTLQPDTADDNELTPSWGKVVVQLFKGNEGQQDTEVTVALPSSTPGPSKAQFVSHSEQPSSWASCSRWCRIDQLPSRC, from the exons ATGATGGCGGGGGGGGGTTCCGTGTTGGGGAAGGAGAATCGCTCCCCTGGGCCCAACCACACCGGGAAGGGCTGCTTCCATTATGGACGGGTCCCGGTTCGGACCCGGTGCCGCCGGGATGGACCTGGAGAACGGCCCGGATCGGGCTGCAGCGCTGCGAACCGCGGGCAGCAA AGTGACACAGACATAgagcagcccccacccccagcGCTGGATGCAG ACATCACTGTCACCGTCACCCCGTCACCTATTGCCACCCCTGTGcggggggctgtggggcacgGGCCCTGTTTGGCCCGCAGGGTGCCCGCCCGTGCCCCCCCCTCTGCCAAAGGACCCTCcccactgagcactgcagggacCCAAACCACACTGCCTGCCCCCCTCCGTACCCAGGAGAACACGTCCATGGGGCTGAGGGTCCCCAAGAAGAATGGCACCCCAG GCTCCTCCAGCGCTGGCTTGACTCTCCGTGTCTCTGCCACCAAGCACATG CGTTCTGCCCCCACCGCTCAGTGCTCCCTCTGCACACCAAGCCTCACCccttgcagctcccagccacgTGCCCTGCAGGTGGGGGGCAGCTTAAGCACTGGGGAGGGGTCCCAACCTGTCCCCTCTATCCGTGCTGATGGTGTTGTCCCCTCGGAGACCCCCCTGCGCTGGCGGCCAGCTGTGACCCTCCAGCCTGACACTGCTGATGACAACGAGCTGACCCCATCCTGG ggtAAGGTGGTGGTGCAGCTCTTCAAGGGGAATGAAGGCCAGCAGGACACTGAGGTGACAGTGGCacttcccagcagcaccccaggCCCCAGCAAGGCACAG TTTGTGTCCCACAGCgagcagcccagctcctgggccagctgcagcagatggTGCAGGATCGACCAGCTGCCATCACGGTGCTGA
- the PRPH gene encoding peripherin isoform X2 produces MGAPSPSNPLQSPSIPSPRSPPGAEPPPSVHPLILHPHPAMNRDRSRDAPPVPVDGNGRSAELAALNDRFAAFLDKVRALERHNGTLRAALGRAAASPRAAGLVRGELRGLRDRLQRLGRETERLQGERDGLREELEGLRRRLEEEMQKREDAEQNLVLFRKDMDDATLSRLELEHRIELLMDEIGFLKKLHEEELWELEVSAQSPQAQAGARMELQHPDLTAALRDIRTQYESITVTNLQEAEEWYKAKFADLSDAANRNCEALRAAKQEMNESQRQIQSLTCEVDGLKGMNEALQRQMQEMEDEFGTEIRSYQEAMGRLEEEIRSMKEEMARQLHEYQDLLRVKMALDVEVSTYRKLLNSEEGWW; encoded by the exons ATGGGAGCCCCATCCCCCTCCAATCCCCTCCAATCCCCCTCTATCCCCTCCCCTCGCTCCCCCCCCGGGGCGGAGCCGCCTCCCTCCGTCCATCCCCTCATCCTCCACCCGCATCCTGCGATGAACCGGGATCGCAGCCGTGATGCTCCTCCGGTTCCCGTCGATGGAAACGGACGTTCGGCTGAATTAGCGGCTCTGAACGATCGTTTCGCCGCTTTCCTGGACAAGGTTCGAGCTTTGGAACGACACAACGGGACCCTCCGAGCCGCCCTCGGCCGAGCCGCAGCATCACCCCGAGCTGCGGGGTTGGTGCGGGGTGAACTGAGGGGGCTGCGGGATCGGCTGCAAAGACTCGGCCGGGAGACGGAACggctgcagggagagagagatgGGCTGCGGGAGGAGCTGGAGGGGCTGCGGAGAAG GCTGGAGGAAGAGATGCAGAAACGTGAAGATGCAGAGCAGAACCTGGTGCTGTTCCGCAAg GATATGGATGATGCCACGCTGTCCCGCCTGGAGCTGGAGCACAGGATTGAGCTGCTGATGGATGAGATCGGCTTCTTGAAGAAGCTGCAcgaggag gagctgtgggagctggaggTGAGCGCTCAGAGCCCGCAGGCACAGGCAGGAGCACggatggagctgcagcatcCGGACCTGACGGCTGCGCTGCGTGACATCCGCACTCAGTACGAGTCCATCACCGTCACTAACCTGCAGGAGGCCGAGGAGTGGTACAAAGCCAAG TTTGCTGATCTATCAGATGCTGCCAATCGTAACTGCGAGGCACTGAGGGCGGCCAAACAGGAGATGAATGAATCCCAGAGGCAGATCCAGAGCCTGACCTGCGAGGTGGATGGGCTGAAGGGCATG AACGAGGCACTGCAGAGACAGATGCAGGAGATGGAGGATGAGTTTGGCACGGAGATCAGGAGTTACCAGGAGGCGATGGggaggctggaggaggagataAGGAGCATGAAGGAGGAGATGGCCCGACAGCTCCACGAGTATCAGGATCTGCTCCGTGTTAAAATGGCCCTGGATGTGGAGGTCTCCACCTACCGCAAGCTGCTGAACAGCGAGGAGGGCTG GTGGTGA
- the LOC107325795 gene encoding pH-response regulator protein palI/RIM9-like isoform X1 — protein MMAGGGSVLGKENRSPGPNHTGKGCFHYGRVPVRTRCRRDGPGERPGSGCSAANRGQQSDTDIEQPPPPALDADITVTVTPSPIATPVRGAVGHGPCLARRVPARAPPSAKGPSPLSTAGTQTTLPAPLRTQENTSMGLRVPKKNGTPGSSSAGLTLRVSATKHMRSAPTAQCSLCTPSLTPCSSQPRALQVGGSLSTGEGSQPVPSIRADGVVPSETPLRWRPAVTLQPDTADDNELTPSWGKVVVQLFKGNEGQQDTEVTVALPSSTPGPSKAQRAAQLLGQLQQMVQDRPAAITVLTELWGLMAEWGVDPKPQDPLDTHSLSS, from the exons ATGATGGCGGGGGGGGGTTCCGTGTTGGGGAAGGAGAATCGCTCCCCTGGGCCCAACCACACCGGGAAGGGCTGCTTCCATTATGGACGGGTCCCGGTTCGGACCCGGTGCCGCCGGGATGGACCTGGAGAACGGCCCGGATCGGGCTGCAGCGCTGCGAACCGCGGGCAGCAA AGTGACACAGACATAgagcagcccccacccccagcGCTGGATGCAG ACATCACTGTCACCGTCACCCCGTCACCTATTGCCACCCCTGTGcggggggctgtggggcacgGGCCCTGTTTGGCCCGCAGGGTGCCCGCCCGTGCCCCCCCCTCTGCCAAAGGACCCTCcccactgagcactgcagggacCCAAACCACACTGCCTGCCCCCCTCCGTACCCAGGAGAACACGTCCATGGGGCTGAGGGTCCCCAAGAAGAATGGCACCCCAG GCTCCTCCAGCGCTGGCTTGACTCTCCGTGTCTCTGCCACCAAGCACATG CGTTCTGCCCCCACCGCTCAGTGCTCCCTCTGCACACCAAGCCTCACCccttgcagctcccagccacgTGCCCTGCAGGTGGGGGGCAGCTTAAGCACTGGGGAGGGGTCCCAACCTGTCCCCTCTATCCGTGCTGATGGTGTTGTCCCCTCGGAGACCCCCCTGCGCTGGCGGCCAGCTGTGACCCTCCAGCCTGACACTGCTGATGACAACGAGCTGACCCCATCCTGG ggtAAGGTGGTGGTGCAGCTCTTCAAGGGGAATGAAGGCCAGCAGGACACTGAGGTGACAGTGGCacttcccagcagcaccccaggCCCCAGCAAGGCACAG CgagcagcccagctcctgggccagctgcagcagatggTGCAGGATCGACCAGCTGCCATCACGGTGCTGACGGAGCTGTGGGGGCTTATGGCTGAGTGGGGGGTGGACCCCAAGCCCCAGGACCCCCTGGACACCCACAGTCTCTCCTCGTAA
- the PRPH gene encoding peripherin isoform X1, translating into MGAPSPSNPLQSPSIPSPRSPPGAEPPPSVHPLILHPHPAMNRDRSRDAPPVPVDGNGRSAELAALNDRFAAFLDKVRALERHNGTLRAALGRAAASPRAAGLVRGELRGLRDRLQRLGRETERLQGERDGLREELEGLRRRLEEEMQKREDAEQNLVLFRKDMDDATLSRLELEHRIELLMDEIGFLKKLHEEELWELEVSAQSPQAQAGARMELQHPDLTAALRDIRTQYESITVTNLQEAEEWYKAKFADLSDAANRNCEALRAAKQEMNESQRQIQSLTCEVDGLKGMNEALQRQMQEMEDEFGTEIRSYQEAMGRLEEEIRSMKEEMARQLHEYQDLLRVKMALDVEVSTYRKLLNSEEGCRW; encoded by the exons ATGGGAGCCCCATCCCCCTCCAATCCCCTCCAATCCCCCTCTATCCCCTCCCCTCGCTCCCCCCCCGGGGCGGAGCCGCCTCCCTCCGTCCATCCCCTCATCCTCCACCCGCATCCTGCGATGAACCGGGATCGCAGCCGTGATGCTCCTCCGGTTCCCGTCGATGGAAACGGACGTTCGGCTGAATTAGCGGCTCTGAACGATCGTTTCGCCGCTTTCCTGGACAAGGTTCGAGCTTTGGAACGACACAACGGGACCCTCCGAGCCGCCCTCGGCCGAGCCGCAGCATCACCCCGAGCTGCGGGGTTGGTGCGGGGTGAACTGAGGGGGCTGCGGGATCGGCTGCAAAGACTCGGCCGGGAGACGGAACggctgcagggagagagagatgGGCTGCGGGAGGAGCTGGAGGGGCTGCGGAGAAG GCTGGAGGAAGAGATGCAGAAACGTGAAGATGCAGAGCAGAACCTGGTGCTGTTCCGCAAg GATATGGATGATGCCACGCTGTCCCGCCTGGAGCTGGAGCACAGGATTGAGCTGCTGATGGATGAGATCGGCTTCTTGAAGAAGCTGCAcgaggag gagctgtgggagctggaggTGAGCGCTCAGAGCCCGCAGGCACAGGCAGGAGCACggatggagctgcagcatcCGGACCTGACGGCTGCGCTGCGTGACATCCGCACTCAGTACGAGTCCATCACCGTCACTAACCTGCAGGAGGCCGAGGAGTGGTACAAAGCCAAG TTTGCTGATCTATCAGATGCTGCCAATCGTAACTGCGAGGCACTGAGGGCGGCCAAACAGGAGATGAATGAATCCCAGAGGCAGATCCAGAGCCTGACCTGCGAGGTGGATGGGCTGAAGGGCATG AACGAGGCACTGCAGAGACAGATGCAGGAGATGGAGGATGAGTTTGGCACGGAGATCAGGAGTTACCAGGAGGCGATGGggaggctggaggaggagataAGGAGCATGAAGGAGGAGATGGCCCGACAGCTCCACGAGTATCAGGATCTGCTCCGTGTTAAAATGGCCCTGGATGTGGAGGTCTCCACCTACCGCAAGCTGCTGAACAGCGAGGAGGGCTG CAGGTGGTGA
- the DNAJC22 gene encoding dnaJ homolog subfamily C member 22: MAKRLLVAYGLWALGGPLGLHHLYLGRDSHALLWMLTLGGFGAGWLSDLWNLHRWVATANSTGRQHRGAVPALSPIRLVGQVVVGIYFGLMAALALPWVPQLLAQPLAVGLGVLLTASVGQQSTKAHRVLTAAFLTSLLFQAQLLAVLPSSLAAGMAAQRHRRHQHPIEPPLRLRARLFRLGMAYMAFAIPVGYSLLHSTAGVLGWVGAIPMRSFQSLAWLLGLKAGTGGCTERQLWASQVLGVPPCSGIEEVQRSYRELVKLWHPDHNMQRAEEAEQRFIELQEAYEVLGGPRRAAAGGG, encoded by the exons ATGGCCAAGAGGCTGCTGGTGGCCTATGGGCTGTGGGCACTGGGGGGACCACTGGGGCTGCATCACCTCTACCTGGGCCGGGACAGCCACGCTCTGCTCTGGATGCTGACACTGGGAGGCTTCGGTGCTGGATGGCTCAGCGACCTCTGGAATCTCCACCGTTGGGTGGCCACAGCCAACAGCACTGGGAGGCAGCACAGGGGGGCTGTAccagcactgagccccataCGCCTGGTGGGGCAGGTGGTCGTGGGGATCTATTTTGGATTGATGGCTGCATTGGCGCTGCCCTGGGTACCCCAGCTGCTGGCCCAGCcgctggctgtggggctgggtgtgctCCTAACAGCCTCTGTGGGTCAACAGAGCACCAAAGCACACCGCGTCCTTACTGCAGCCTTCCTCACCTCCCTCCTCTTCCAGGCCCAGCTGCTGGCGGTGCTGCCCTCCAGCTTGGCTGCAGGCATGGCTGCACAGCGGCACCGCCGCCATCAGCATCCCATTGAGCCTCCATTGAGGCTCCGAGCCCGACTCTTCCGTCTGGGCATGGCCTATATGGCCTTTGCCATCCCAGTGGGTTATAGCCTGCTGCACAGCACCGCCGGGGTCTTGGGCTGGGTGGGGGCTATCCCCATGAGGTCCTTCCAGAGCCTGGCTTGGCTGCTGGGGCTCAAAGCTGGGACTGGAGGATGCACTGAGCGGCAGCTGTGGGCTTCTCAG GTTCTCGGCGTCCCGCCCTGCTCTGGCATTGAGGAGGTTCAGAGGAGCTACAGGGAACTGGTGAAGCTTTGGCACCCCGACCACAACATGCAACGGGCTGAAGAAGCCGAGCAACGCTTCATTGAGCTGCAGGAAGCCTACGAGGTGCTGGGAGGACCCcgaagggcagcagcaggaggaggctga
- the LOC107325795 gene encoding uncharacterized protein LOC107325795 isoform X4, giving the protein MMAGGGSVLGKENRSPGPNHTGKGCFHYGRVPVRTRCRRDGPGERPGSGCSAANRGQQSDTDIEQPPPPALDADITVTVTPSPIATPVRGAVGHGPCLARRVPARAPPSAKGPSPLSTAGTQTTLPAPLRTQENTSMGLRVPKKNGTPGSSSAGLTLRVSATKHMTPLRWRPAVTLQPDTADDNELTPSWGKVVVQLFKGNEGQQDTEVTVALPSSTPGPSKAQRAAQLLGQLQQMVQDRPAAITVLTELWGLMAEWGVDPKPQDPLDTHSLSS; this is encoded by the exons ATGATGGCGGGGGGGGGTTCCGTGTTGGGGAAGGAGAATCGCTCCCCTGGGCCCAACCACACCGGGAAGGGCTGCTTCCATTATGGACGGGTCCCGGTTCGGACCCGGTGCCGCCGGGATGGACCTGGAGAACGGCCCGGATCGGGCTGCAGCGCTGCGAACCGCGGGCAGCAA AGTGACACAGACATAgagcagcccccacccccagcGCTGGATGCAG ACATCACTGTCACCGTCACCCCGTCACCTATTGCCACCCCTGTGcggggggctgtggggcacgGGCCCTGTTTGGCCCGCAGGGTGCCCGCCCGTGCCCCCCCCTCTGCCAAAGGACCCTCcccactgagcactgcagggacCCAAACCACACTGCCTGCCCCCCTCCGTACCCAGGAGAACACGTCCATGGGGCTGAGGGTCCCCAAGAAGAATGGCACCCCAG GCTCCTCCAGCGCTGGCTTGACTCTCCGTGTCTCTGCCACCAAGCACATG ACCCCCCTGCGCTGGCGGCCAGCTGTGACCCTCCAGCCTGACACTGCTGATGACAACGAGCTGACCCCATCCTGG ggtAAGGTGGTGGTGCAGCTCTTCAAGGGGAATGAAGGCCAGCAGGACACTGAGGTGACAGTGGCacttcccagcagcaccccaggCCCCAGCAAGGCACAG CgagcagcccagctcctgggccagctgcagcagatggTGCAGGATCGACCAGCTGCCATCACGGTGCTGACGGAGCTGTGGGGGCTTATGGCTGAGTGGGGGGTGGACCCCAAGCCCCAGGACCCCCTGGACACCCACAGTCTCTCCTCGTAA
- the LOC107325795 gene encoding uncharacterized protein LOC107325795 isoform X3 yields MMAGGGSVLGKENRSPGPNHTGKGCFHYGRVPVRTRCRRDGPGERPGSGCSAANRGQQSDTDIEQPPPPALDADITVTVTPSPIATPVRGAVGHGPCLARRVPARAPPSAKGPSPLSTAGTQTTLPAPLRTQENTSMGLRVPKKNGTPGSSSAGLTLRVSATKHMRSAPTAQCSLCTPSLTPCSSQPRALQTPLRWRPAVTLQPDTADDNELTPSWGKVVVQLFKGNEGQQDTEVTVALPSSTPGPSKAQRAAQLLGQLQQMVQDRPAAITVLTELWGLMAEWGVDPKPQDPLDTHSLSS; encoded by the exons ATGATGGCGGGGGGGGGTTCCGTGTTGGGGAAGGAGAATCGCTCCCCTGGGCCCAACCACACCGGGAAGGGCTGCTTCCATTATGGACGGGTCCCGGTTCGGACCCGGTGCCGCCGGGATGGACCTGGAGAACGGCCCGGATCGGGCTGCAGCGCTGCGAACCGCGGGCAGCAA AGTGACACAGACATAgagcagcccccacccccagcGCTGGATGCAG ACATCACTGTCACCGTCACCCCGTCACCTATTGCCACCCCTGTGcggggggctgtggggcacgGGCCCTGTTTGGCCCGCAGGGTGCCCGCCCGTGCCCCCCCCTCTGCCAAAGGACCCTCcccactgagcactgcagggacCCAAACCACACTGCCTGCCCCCCTCCGTACCCAGGAGAACACGTCCATGGGGCTGAGGGTCCCCAAGAAGAATGGCACCCCAG GCTCCTCCAGCGCTGGCTTGACTCTCCGTGTCTCTGCCACCAAGCACATG CGTTCTGCCCCCACCGCTCAGTGCTCCCTCTGCACACCAAGCCTCACCccttgcagctcccagccacgTGCCCTGCAG ACCCCCCTGCGCTGGCGGCCAGCTGTGACCCTCCAGCCTGACACTGCTGATGACAACGAGCTGACCCCATCCTGG ggtAAGGTGGTGGTGCAGCTCTTCAAGGGGAATGAAGGCCAGCAGGACACTGAGGTGACAGTGGCacttcccagcagcaccccaggCCCCAGCAAGGCACAG CgagcagcccagctcctgggccagctgcagcagatggTGCAGGATCGACCAGCTGCCATCACGGTGCTGACGGAGCTGTGGGGGCTTATGGCTGAGTGGGGGGTGGACCCCAAGCCCCAGGACCCCCTGGACACCCACAGTCTCTCCTCGTAA
- the C1QL4 gene encoding complement C1q-like protein 4, whose protein sequence is MVLVLLVAIPLLVHSSKAAAHYEMLGSCRMVCDPYPELPPASPPPFLPGAKGEPGRKGRTGVRGPPGPPGPRGPPGEPGRPGPPGPPGPGPGGYIPSFYSPKIAFYAGLKKPHEGYEVLKFDDVVTNLGNYYEPSSGKFTCPLPGIYFFTYHVLMRGGDGTSMWADLMKNGQVRASAIAQDADQNYDYASNSVILHLDAGDEVCVKLDGGKVHGGNTNKYSTFSGFIIYPD, encoded by the exons ATGgttctggtgctgctggtggccatCCCGCTGCTGGTTCACAGCTCCAAGGCGGCCGCGCACTACGAGATGCTGGGCAGCTGCCGCATGGTTTGCGACCCCTACCCCGAGCTGCCTCCCgcctccccccctcccttcctacCGGGGGCAAAGGGAGAACCGGGCCGCAAAGGACGCACCGGCGTTCGGGGCCCCCCCGGACCACCGGGACCACGGGGACCGCCGGGTGAACCGGGTCGGCCGGGACCACCGGGACCTCCAGGGCCGGGTCCTGGGGGGTACATCCCCTCCTTCTACAGCCCCAAGATCGCCTTCTATGCGGGGCTGAAGAAACCCCACGAGGGCTACGAGGTGCTCAAGTTCGACGACGTGGTGACCAACCTGGGCAACTACTACGAGCCATCGAGTGGCAAGTTCACCTGCCCGCTCCCCGGCATCTACTTCTTCACCTACCACGTCCTCATGCGAGGCGGAGACGGCACCAGCATGTGGGCTGACCTCATGAAGAACGGGCAG GTTCGGGCCAGCGCCATCGCGCAGGACGCGGATCAGAACTACGACTACGCCAGCAACAGCGTCATCCTGCACCTGGACGCGGGTGACGAGGTGTGCGTCAAGCTGGATGGGGGCAAAGTGCACGGAGGGAACACCAACAAGTACAGCACCTTCTCGGGCTTCATCATCTACCCGGACTGA